In one window of Halomarina pelagica DNA:
- a CDS encoding IclR family transcriptional regulator — protein sequence MLANTPSRQVKSVRTAFELINRLQALGGATPAQLTEELDLSKSSVHNYLATLEMEGYLVNDGGTYRLGLRFLTHGTAAKNMTGIKRSVVGTVQAVADELAQSTWWVTEELGRGYFIENATPEGATTTYGRVGKRSYLHTHALGKAILAGASDEYVERVADHHGLPGQTRRTTTDVGDLLVELEAVRERGFAVSEGEAVLGILSVGVGFRDADDRRHAIGVFGHSRNFAGNHPENLGERLVETVGDLEQRLQNEGK from the coding sequence ATGCTCGCGAACACCCCATCACGGCAGGTCAAGTCGGTTCGGACGGCGTTTGAATTGATCAACCGACTGCAGGCACTCGGCGGTGCGACACCTGCGCAACTGACCGAAGAGTTGGATCTATCGAAGAGTTCGGTTCACAACTACCTGGCCACGCTCGAGATGGAGGGGTACCTCGTGAACGACGGCGGGACCTATCGACTCGGGCTCCGCTTTCTGACCCACGGAACGGCGGCGAAGAACATGACCGGCATCAAGCGATCGGTCGTCGGGACGGTGCAGGCCGTTGCAGACGAGTTAGCGCAGTCGACGTGGTGGGTCACCGAAGAACTCGGTCGTGGATACTTCATCGAGAACGCGACTCCGGAGGGCGCGACCACCACGTACGGGCGCGTCGGAAAGCGTTCGTACCTCCACACGCACGCGCTGGGGAAGGCGATTCTCGCCGGTGCGTCCGACGAGTACGTCGAACGGGTCGCCGACCACCATGGCCTCCCGGGGCAGACGCGACGGACGACGACCGACGTCGGGGATCTCCTCGTCGAACTTGAGGCGGTTCGCGAACGCGGCTTCGCAGTCAGCGAGGGGGAGGCGGTACTCGGTATCCTCTCGGTCGGCGTCGGATTCCGCGACGCGGACGACAGACGCCACGCGATCGGCGTCTTCGGTCATTCACGTAACTTCGCGGGAAACCACCCGGAGAACCTCGGCGAGAGGCTCGTCGAGACGGTCGGCGACCTCGAGCAACGGCTTCAAAACGAGGGGAAGTGA